A stretch of Numenius arquata chromosome 11, bNumArq3.hap1.1, whole genome shotgun sequence DNA encodes these proteins:
- the MFAP3 gene encoding microfibril-associated glycoprotein 3, with amino-acid sequence MKLSYCLLILTVSADLSIEFTLENVASNRTVAFGSFNTSLHTVSQALISSPAHHDIIAKEGTSILIECKLNVSQHEYILWYNSRGRLLQQEDEGGRWRIVDNSLNITKVSFADRGRYTCAAVNRNDTSYYTVTLRVIFTSGDMSIYYMIVCLVAFAITLILNITRLCMMSSHLRKTEKAINEFFRTEGAEKLQKAFEIAKRIPIITSAKTLELAKVTQFKTMEFARYIEELARSIPLPPLILNCRAFMEEIFEAVRVDDPDEVGEEEKQTQACGTQAAIYPINPEIKRSDSPAGDSDDGSMNEQGQEIAVQVSIHPQSEVQSIDTVSHDSCQFAPSEEGTC; translated from the exons ATGAAGCTCAGCTATTGCCTGTTAATTTTGACTGTTAGTGCTGATCTTTCAATTGAATTTACACTGGAAAATGTAGCTTCAAACAGGACAGTCGCTTTTGGGTCTTTCAATACATCACTTCATACAGTGTCTCAAGCTTTAATAAGTTCTCCAGCACACCATGACATCATAGCCAAAGAGGGGACCAGTATTTTAATTGAATGTAAACTGAACGTCAGCCAGCATGAATATATTCTTTGGTATAACTCCAGAGGACGCCTGCTTCAACAGGAAGATGAAG GTGGACGGTGGAGGATTGTTGATAACTCCCTTAACATCACAAAGGTCAGCTTTGCTGACCGGGGGCGATACACATGTGCAGCTGTTAATCGCAATGACACCTCATATTACACAGTCACTCTGAGGGTTATCTTCACCTCAGGAGACATGAGTATCTACTACATGATTGTGTGCCTCGTTGCCTTTGCTATCACCCTCATTTTAAACATCACCCGTCTGTGCATGATGAGCAGTCACCTCCGCAAAACAGAGAAGGCTATCAATGAGTTCTTCAGGACGGAAGGGGCTGAGAAGCTTCAGAAGGCTTTTGAGATAGCCAAGCGTATCCCTATCATTACATCTGCCAAAACGCTAGAGTTGGCCAAAGTCACTCAGTTTAAGACCATGGAGTTTGCTCGGTACATTGAAGAGCTTGCCAGAAGCATTCCCCTTCCACCACTGATCCTTAACTGCAGGGCATTCATGGAGGAGATCTTTGAGGCTGTGCGAGTTGATGATCCCGATGAAGTCggtgaggaggaaaagcagacCCAAGCCTGTGGTACCCAAGCTGCGATATACCCCATCAACCCGGAGATCAAGCGCAGCGATTCACCAGCTGGGGATTCAGATGATGGGTCTATGAATGAGCAAGGTCAAGAGATAGCcgtccaggtgtccattcacccCCAGTCAGAAGTGCAGAGCATTGACACTGTTTCTCACGACAGCTGCCAGTTTGCCCCTTCCGAGGAAGGCACCTGCTGA